The Imtechella halotolerans DNA window GTGAAGGATGCTTTTGCATCATTTAACATTTGATAGGTATCTTATTAACACGATTTTCATGACGTCCGCCTTCAAAAGGTGTAGAAATAAAAATTCGTACCATTTCAATAGCCTGAGGAATTGAAGTATATCGAGCAGGTATACTTATTACATTAGCATTATTATGTTGGCGAGCCAATTCTGCAATTTCCTTTATCCAACATAGTGCAGCACGGACTTTTTGATGTTTATTAGCAGTTATTGCTACACCATTTCCACTTCCACAAATGATAATTCCTAAATCTACGTTTCCATTTTCTACATCAGTTGCTACTGGATGAACAAAATCAGGATAATCGACACTATCTAAGGTATCAGTTCCATAATTAACTATAGTGTGACCTTGTTCCTGTAAGAAATTAACAATGGCAAATTTATAATCAGTTCCTGCGTGGTCATTTCCGATGGCAATTTTCATGAGTTATAATGTATAAGAGTTGATATTATGACTATTATAGTCACTACAAAAGTACAAAATCACACTTATGAACAACAAAAAATACGGTTGTTAATTCTGTTTTATAACTAATTAATTTTCAGTTAATTATATATTAACAATTAATGTTAATACAAATTCAGAAATTAATTAGCTATACTATTTTATAATTGAAAAAAAATTACAATACAGAATATAATTAATACTAGTCAAGTAGAAGTTATTGATAGTTATTAGCATTTTATTTTTCAGTTATCAACAGATATTAACGTTGTAATTTATTAAAATTTACAGCTACTATCTAGATATTGACAACTGTTAATAACCTTCTAAAATTTCTTCATTTATAGTAATTTAAAGATTAAAAGGATTGTTAATTAATCAATATAAGTTTGTATAAATTGATGGTAAAAACAGTTATAACATTTTTTATTGCCACTATTAACAAGCTATAATAACAATCAAAATATTTTTAAAAAATTTAATTTTCTTTTTAATTATACTATTAGTGGTTGATAACTATCAAAAAAATAAAATTGTTTGAGGTATTTATCTAAGTAAGATGAGATGTGATAAAGAACTATAGAATATGAAATTTTATAGTTTAATAAGCTTGAGTGAATGCTGTAGAACTTTTAGGAACTATTGTCTTTACTGCTTCTTTTTCATCCAATGATTTTTGAATACTTTTTGCAAAAAAGAAGATTCCCATCACAAAGATGATAATGAATAACGTTATGATTTTGTATATACGTTTCATACTTCTATAGACGGCGATTGTTTAGAAATGTTACATTAATTTTAATAAAATTTTAACTTTTAACAGAGTACTGTATCTTATAATTATTATCATTACTTTTAAGCATTAAGAATGATTATATGACTAGAAAGAAAAAAAGCGCTGATAAGCAGCGTAAAAACGAACTTACCAAAGGAATTTTTTCAGTACTTGAGGCTCAACCTAATGCTACTTTTAACTATAAACAAATAGCTGCTAAACTTAATATTATTGATGCCAAAAGTCGTAATGAACTTATAAAAAGGTTAGTACAGTTAAAAGAAAAGAAGCGAATACTTGAGACTGAAAGAGGAAAATATCAATCCATTCCACTTAAAAATTATTTTACTGGTATTGTAGAAATTACAAGTAATGGTAATGCCTATGTACTATGTGAAGATCTTGATGAAGATGTTTTTGTTACTTCCAATTTATTAAACAAGGCATTGCATGGAGATGAAGTGGAAGTTTATGTTTTTCCACGTAGACGTTCTGGAAAAAAAGTAGAAGGTCATATAACTAAAGTTATTCAACGGAAGAAAACTAGTTTTGTTGGAATTGTACAAATGCATCCAAATTTTGCTTTTGTTTTACCTTCTGATCATCGTATGTACACTGATATATTTGTTCCAAAGGATAGATTGGATGGTGCAAGTGATGGTGATAAGGTGATTGTTTCTATTAATGATTGGCCTGAAAAGGCTGATTCTCCTTATGGTACAATTACTCAAGTATTGGGTAAACCAGGTGATCACGATACCGAAATTCATGCTATTTTAGCTGAGTATGGATTACCATATAGTTTTCCATTAGAAGTTGAACATTATGCGAATCAATTAGATACATCTATTACCAAAGAT harbors:
- the rpiB gene encoding ribose 5-phosphate isomerase B; this translates as MKIAIGNDHAGTDYKFAIVNFLQEQGHTIVNYGTDTLDSVDYPDFVHPVATDVENGNVDLGIIICGSGNGVAITANKHQKVRAALCWIKEIAELARQHNNANVISIPARYTSIPQAIEMVRIFISTPFEGGRHENRVNKIPIKC